Proteins co-encoded in one Acipenser ruthenus chromosome 3, fAciRut3.2 maternal haplotype, whole genome shotgun sequence genomic window:
- the LOC117394315 gene encoding glyoxalase domain-containing protein 5-like isoform X2, translating into MILRSLLTSTGLRWQTVFGKPVASSWLSGFQFYSSARPPVWIKGLDHLVLTVRSIEETTGFYSKVLGMEVVTFKGNRKALSFGNQKFNLHEAGKEFEPKALLPTPGSIDLCLVTETPIAEVIEHLKACDVAVEEGPVLRTGAVGPISSVYFRDPDGNLVEVSNYHSEPTAGGV; encoded by the exons ATGATTCTAAGGAGTCTGTTGACCTCTACGGGACTGCGCTGGCAGACTGTGTTCGGGAAG CCGGTAGCCAGCAGCTGGCTGTCTGGATTCCAGTTTTACAGCTCTGCTCGACCCCCTGTCTGGATCAAGGGGCTTGACCACCTGGTCCTCACTGTAAGGAGCATCGAGGAGACAACAGGCTTTTACTCCAAAgtcttgggaatggaggttgtcaCATTCAAG GGTAATCGGAAGGCACTCAGTTTTGGAAACCAGAAGTTTAATCTTCACGAGGCTGGCAAAGAGTTTGAACCAAAAGCCCTCCTTCCAACACCTGGCTCCATCGACCTGTGTCTTGTTACAGAAACACCAATTGCTGAAGTCATAGAGCATCTTAAG GCTTGTGATGTGGCTGTAGAAGAAGGGCCTGTCCTCCGAACCGGTGCTGTGGGCCCAATTTCTTCAGTGTACTTCAGAGACCCAGATGGGAATCTTGTTGAGGTGTCTAATTACCACTCAGAGCCAACAGCTGGTGGAGTATAG
- the LOC117394315 gene encoding glyoxalase domain-containing protein 5-like isoform X1 has product MLFIVVLLFQITSSSVQRHFPLHWKTPVASSWLSGFQFYSSARPPVWIKGLDHLVLTVRSIEETTGFYSKVLGMEVVTFKGNRKALSFGNQKFNLHEAGKEFEPKALLPTPGSIDLCLVTETPIAEVIEHLKACDVAVEEGPVLRTGAVGPISSVYFRDPDGNLVEVSNYHSEPTAGGV; this is encoded by the exons ATGTTATTTATCGTAGttttattgtttcaaataacCAGTAGCAGTGTGCAACGCCATTTTCCCCTCCACTGGAAAACT CCGGTAGCCAGCAGCTGGCTGTCTGGATTCCAGTTTTACAGCTCTGCTCGACCCCCTGTCTGGATCAAGGGGCTTGACCACCTGGTCCTCACTGTAAGGAGCATCGAGGAGACAACAGGCTTTTACTCCAAAgtcttgggaatggaggttgtcaCATTCAAG GGTAATCGGAAGGCACTCAGTTTTGGAAACCAGAAGTTTAATCTTCACGAGGCTGGCAAAGAGTTTGAACCAAAAGCCCTCCTTCCAACACCTGGCTCCATCGACCTGTGTCTTGTTACAGAAACACCAATTGCTGAAGTCATAGAGCATCTTAAG GCTTGTGATGTGGCTGTAGAAGAAGGGCCTGTCCTCCGAACCGGTGCTGTGGGCCCAATTTCTTCAGTGTACTTCAGAGACCCAGATGGGAATCTTGTTGAGGTGTCTAATTACCACTCAGAGCCAACAGCTGGTGGAGTATAG